The following coding sequences are from one Tepidimicrobium xylanilyticum window:
- a CDS encoding M28 family peptidase yields MGSKTIWKEYKEIPTWIMLGNIFGIWSTSKNEDKEQVMVGSHIDTVIDAGIYDGCYGVISGIEVIETLIEEGFKPYRRL; encoded by the coding sequence ATGGGCAGTAAAACAATTTGGAAAGAATACAAAGAGATACCTACTTGGATTATGCTAGGTAATATCTTTGGCATTTGGAGTACTTCAAAGAATGAAGATAAAGAGCAGGTTATGGTTGGCTCACATATTGATACTGTTATAGATGCAGGAATTTATGATGGCTGTTATGGTGTAATTTCTGGTATTGAGGTGATAGAAACATTAATTGAAGAAGGATTTAAGCCCTACAGGAGACTGTAA